From a single Oncorhynchus nerka isolate Pitt River linkage group LG11, Oner_Uvic_2.0, whole genome shotgun sequence genomic region:
- the ssrp1b gene encoding FACT complex subunit SSRP1 isoform X2: MGDTLEFSDIYQEVKGSWNDGRLRFGRQSVVYKSSKTGKVDSIPAAELSQAQWRRVCLGQGIKLTTSTGHIYKYDGFRDTDFEKISEYFKAHYKVELSEKELCVKGWNWGTTKFSGPLLSFEVSDSPAFEIPLASVSQCATGKNEVTLEFHQNDEAEVSLMEVRFYVPPGDTATTEEGPEPVEVFRDRVLSKADVIQATGDAVCIFKELQCLTPRGRYDIRIYPSFLHLHGKTFDYKIPYTTVLRLFLLPHKDQRQMFFMISLDPPIKQGQTRYHFLILLFSKEEDLSLSLNMTEEEVERRYGGKLSKNMSGSLYEMVGRVMKALVNKKITVPGNFLGHSGTQCITCSYKASSGLLYPLERGFVYIHKPPVHLRFEEVSCVNFARGTTTTRSFDFEIETKQGTQFTFSSIEREEYGKLFDFVTAKKLSIKNRGFKEGIKGKDDMLEDSDEDQHDAYLERMKEEGKIREEANDSDDSDGESDESFNPGEEEDDIAEEYDSKASASDSSAEGGDSDREKKKRPAKKAKVVKERKPRKKPKDSGAPKRPMSAYFLWLNASRESIKAEHPGISITEISKRAGEMWRELGKEQKVEWDGKAEEAKKDYEVAMREYRESGGGSSAPSKKERKKKGGKSDEKKKKGTSGGGRERERERTTGNDSFKSREFISSEESSSESDRGKGKRKRKGSDELEEVASTPPSSDSGSD, from the exons ATGGGCGACACACTGGAGTTCAGTGACATTTACCAGGAGGTCAAAGGGTCAtgg AATGACGGCCGTCTGCGGTTCGGTAGACAGAGTGTGGTGTATAAGAGCAGTAAGACAGGGAAGGTGGACAGCATCCCAGCTGCGGAGCTGTCTCAGGCCCAGTGGAGACGTGTGTGTCTGGGACAGGGCATCAAGCTGACCACCAGCACCGGGCACATCTACAAATATGACGGCTTCAGAGACACG gacttTGAGAAGATATCTGAGTACTTCAAAGCCCACTACAAAGTGGAGCTGTCAGAGAAGGAATTGTGTGTGAAGGGTTGGAACTGGGGCACCACCAAATTCTCTG GCCCTCTCCTGTCATTCGAGGTGAGCGACAGCCCAGCGTTTGAGATCCCCCTGGCCAGCGTGTCCCAGTGCGCCACGGGGAAGAACGAGGTGACACTGGAGTTCCACCAGAACGATGAGGCAGAGGTGTCGCTGATGGAGGTCCGCTTCTATGTCCCGCCCGGGGACACTGCCACCACGGAAGAGGGGCCAGAACCTGTGGAG GTGTTTAGAGACCGTGTGCTGTCCAAGGCAGATGTGATCCAGGCTACAGGAGATGCTGTGTGTATCTTCAAAGAACTGCAGTGTCTCACGCCCAGGGGCAG gtatGATATCCGTATCTACCCGAGCTTCCTGCACCTCCACGGTAAGACATTTGACTACAAGATCCCCTACACCACTGTGCTACGTCTCTTCCTGCTACCACACAAGGACCAGAGACAGATGTTCTTCATG atCAGTCTGGACCCGCCCATTAAACAGGGGCAGACACGTTACCACTTCCTCATCCTGCTCTTCTCCAAGGAGGAGGACCTcagcctctccctcaacatgacaga ggaggaggtggagaggcgtTATGGGGGGAAGCTCAGTAAGAACATGTCAGGTTCTCTCTATGAGATGGTCGGCAGGGTGATGAAGGCTCTGGTCAACAAGAAGATCACCGTGCCAGGAAACTTCCTGGg tcaCTCGGGGACCCAGTGTATAACGTGTTCCTACAAAGCGTCATCAGGCCTGCTCTATCCTCTGGAGAGGGGTTTCGTCTACATACACAAGCCCCCCGTACACCTACGCTTCGAGGAG gtgTCGTGTGTGAACTTCGCCAGAGGCACCACCACCACGCGCTCCTTCGACTTTGAGATCGAAACCAAGCAGGGCACCCAGTTCACCTTCAGCAGCATTGAGAG AGAGGAGTATGGGAAGCTTTTTGACTTTGTGACGGCCAAGAAGCTCAGCATCAAGAACAGAGGGTTCAAAGAG GGTATAAAGGGTAAAGATGACATGTTGGAGGACTCAGACGAGGACCAGCACGATGCCTACCTGGAGAGGATGAAAGAGGAGGGCAAGATCAGAGAGGAGGCCAATGACAGTGATGACTCCGATGGAGAGAGCG ATGAGTCTTTTAaccctggagaggaggaagatgacATAGCGGAAGA gTATGACAGTAAGGCATCAGCCAGTGACAGCAGTGCAGAGgggggagacagtgacagagaaaaGAAGAAGAGACCAGCCAAGAAGGCCAAAGTGGTGAAGGAGAGGAAACCACGCAag AAGCCGAAGGACAGTGGCGCCCCCAAGAGGCCGATGAGCGCCTATTTCCTGTGGCTGAACGCGAGCCGCGAGAGCATCAAAGCAGAGCACCCTGGGATATCCATCACAGAGATCTCCAAGAGGGCCGGGGAGATGTGGAGGGAACTGGGGAAGGAGCAAAAAGTg gagTGGGATGGGAAAGCGGAGGAGGCGAAGAAGGACTATGAGGTAGCGATGAGGGAgtacagagagagtggaggaggatccTCTGCCCCCTCCAAAAA GGAGAGGAAAAagaagggagggaagagtgatgagaagaagaagaaggggacgtctggtggagggagggagcgagagagggagaggacaacaGGAAACGACAGCTTTAAGAGCAGGGAGTTTATCTCCAGCGAAGAGAGCTCCTCAGAGTCAGACAGAGGCAAGGGCAAACGCAAACGCAAG ggttCAGATGAACTAGAGGAGGTGGCCTCGACCCCACCCAGTTCTGACTCAGGATCAGACTGA
- the ssrp1b gene encoding FACT complex subunit SSRP1 isoform X1, whose product MGDTLEFSDIYQEVKGSWNDGRLRFGRQSVVYKSSKTGKVDSIPAAELSQAQWRRVCLGQGIKLTTSTGHIYKYDGFRDTDFEKISEYFKAHYKVELSEKELCVKGWNWGTTKFSGPLLSFEVSDSPAFEIPLASVSQCATGKNEVTLEFHQNDEAEVSLMEVRFYVPPGDTATTEEGPEPVEVFRDRVLSKADVIQATGDAVCIFKELQCLTPRGRYDIRIYPSFLHLHGKTFDYKIPYTTVLRLFLLPHKDQRQMFFMISLDPPIKQGQTRYHFLILLFSKEEDLSLSLNMTEEEVERRYGGKLSKNMSGSLYEMVGRVMKALVNKKITVPGNFLGHSGTQCITCSYKASSGLLYPLERGFVYIHKPPVHLRFEEVSCVNFARGTTTTRSFDFEIETKQGTQFTFSSIEREEYGKLFDFVTAKKLSIKNRGFKEGIKGKDDMLEDSDEDQHDAYLERMKEEGKIREEANDSDDSDGESDESFNPGEEEDDIAEEYDSKASASDSSAEGGDSDREKKKRPAKKAKVVKERKPRKKKPKDSGAPKRPMSAYFLWLNASRESIKAEHPGISITEISKRAGEMWRELGKEQKVEWDGKAEEAKKDYEVAMREYRESGGGSSAPSKKERKKKGGKSDEKKKKGTSGGGRERERERTTGNDSFKSREFISSEESSSESDRGKGKRKRKGSDELEEVASTPPSSDSGSD is encoded by the exons ATGGGCGACACACTGGAGTTCAGTGACATTTACCAGGAGGTCAAAGGGTCAtgg AATGACGGCCGTCTGCGGTTCGGTAGACAGAGTGTGGTGTATAAGAGCAGTAAGACAGGGAAGGTGGACAGCATCCCAGCTGCGGAGCTGTCTCAGGCCCAGTGGAGACGTGTGTGTCTGGGACAGGGCATCAAGCTGACCACCAGCACCGGGCACATCTACAAATATGACGGCTTCAGAGACACG gacttTGAGAAGATATCTGAGTACTTCAAAGCCCACTACAAAGTGGAGCTGTCAGAGAAGGAATTGTGTGTGAAGGGTTGGAACTGGGGCACCACCAAATTCTCTG GCCCTCTCCTGTCATTCGAGGTGAGCGACAGCCCAGCGTTTGAGATCCCCCTGGCCAGCGTGTCCCAGTGCGCCACGGGGAAGAACGAGGTGACACTGGAGTTCCACCAGAACGATGAGGCAGAGGTGTCGCTGATGGAGGTCCGCTTCTATGTCCCGCCCGGGGACACTGCCACCACGGAAGAGGGGCCAGAACCTGTGGAG GTGTTTAGAGACCGTGTGCTGTCCAAGGCAGATGTGATCCAGGCTACAGGAGATGCTGTGTGTATCTTCAAAGAACTGCAGTGTCTCACGCCCAGGGGCAG gtatGATATCCGTATCTACCCGAGCTTCCTGCACCTCCACGGTAAGACATTTGACTACAAGATCCCCTACACCACTGTGCTACGTCTCTTCCTGCTACCACACAAGGACCAGAGACAGATGTTCTTCATG atCAGTCTGGACCCGCCCATTAAACAGGGGCAGACACGTTACCACTTCCTCATCCTGCTCTTCTCCAAGGAGGAGGACCTcagcctctccctcaacatgacaga ggaggaggtggagaggcgtTATGGGGGGAAGCTCAGTAAGAACATGTCAGGTTCTCTCTATGAGATGGTCGGCAGGGTGATGAAGGCTCTGGTCAACAAGAAGATCACCGTGCCAGGAAACTTCCTGGg tcaCTCGGGGACCCAGTGTATAACGTGTTCCTACAAAGCGTCATCAGGCCTGCTCTATCCTCTGGAGAGGGGTTTCGTCTACATACACAAGCCCCCCGTACACCTACGCTTCGAGGAG gtgTCGTGTGTGAACTTCGCCAGAGGCACCACCACCACGCGCTCCTTCGACTTTGAGATCGAAACCAAGCAGGGCACCCAGTTCACCTTCAGCAGCATTGAGAG AGAGGAGTATGGGAAGCTTTTTGACTTTGTGACGGCCAAGAAGCTCAGCATCAAGAACAGAGGGTTCAAAGAG GGTATAAAGGGTAAAGATGACATGTTGGAGGACTCAGACGAGGACCAGCACGATGCCTACCTGGAGAGGATGAAAGAGGAGGGCAAGATCAGAGAGGAGGCCAATGACAGTGATGACTCCGATGGAGAGAGCG ATGAGTCTTTTAaccctggagaggaggaagatgacATAGCGGAAGA gTATGACAGTAAGGCATCAGCCAGTGACAGCAGTGCAGAGgggggagacagtgacagagaaaaGAAGAAGAGACCAGCCAAGAAGGCCAAAGTGGTGAAGGAGAGGAAACCACGCAag aaGAAGCCGAAGGACAGTGGCGCCCCCAAGAGGCCGATGAGCGCCTATTTCCTGTGGCTGAACGCGAGCCGCGAGAGCATCAAAGCAGAGCACCCTGGGATATCCATCACAGAGATCTCCAAGAGGGCCGGGGAGATGTGGAGGGAACTGGGGAAGGAGCAAAAAGTg gagTGGGATGGGAAAGCGGAGGAGGCGAAGAAGGACTATGAGGTAGCGATGAGGGAgtacagagagagtggaggaggatccTCTGCCCCCTCCAAAAA GGAGAGGAAAAagaagggagggaagagtgatgagaagaagaagaaggggacgtctggtggagggagggagcgagagagggagaggacaacaGGAAACGACAGCTTTAAGAGCAGGGAGTTTATCTCCAGCGAAGAGAGCTCCTCAGAGTCAGACAGAGGCAAGGGCAAACGCAAACGCAAG ggttCAGATGAACTAGAGGAGGTGGCCTCGACCCCACCCAGTTCTGACTCAGGATCAGACTGA